A single genomic interval of Musa acuminata AAA Group cultivar baxijiao chromosome BXJ3-4, Cavendish_Baxijiao_AAA, whole genome shotgun sequence harbors:
- the LOC103982789 gene encoding probable metal-nicotianamine transporter YSL9 — protein sequence MAEPTERQEIEKGEDLEEPMETGALEFKRVPPWSKQITVRGLVASLAIGIMYSVIVMKLNLTTGLVPTLNVSAALLAFVILRSWTKLLHKIGILTTPFTRQENTVVQTCAVACYSIAVGGGFGSYLLGLNKKTYEQAGVDTEGNVPGSYKEPGIGWMTGFLFTVSFVGLLALVPLRKIMIIDYKLTYPSGTATAVLINGFHTPRGDKMAKKQVHGFAKYFTVSFLWSFFQWFYSGGDGCGFSQFPTFGLKAWKQSFFFDFSMTYVGAGMICSHIVNLSLLLGAVLSWGIMWPLISDLKEDWFSGSIPKSSMRSLQGYKVFISIALILGDGLYNFLKILACTAKSMHTRATSKNIKIVADQVNPVLDDLQRNEIFMKESIPVWLAYAGYALFAVVSIIAIPIMFPEVKWYYVVISYMLAPALGFCNAYGAGLTDMNMAYNYGKVSLFILAALAGKHSGVVAGLVGCGLIKSVVSISADLMHDFKTGHLTMTSPRSMLLSQAIGTAIGCVVAPLTFFLFYKAFDIGNPDGNWKAPYALIYRNMAILGVEGFSALPHHCLQLCYGFFGFAVVMNTMRDILPAKYSHWVPLPMAMAVPFLVGASFAIDMCVGSLVVFAWHKLNRKKAALMVPAVASGLICGDGLWILPSSLLALAKVNPPICMKFLAA from the exons ATGGCGGAGCCCACGGAGAGGCAAGAAATCGAGAAAGGCGAGGACTTGGAAGAGCCCATGGAAACGGGGGCGCTCGAGTTCAAGAGGGTTCCTCCATGGTCGAAGCAGATAACAGTTCGCGGCCTGGTGGCGAGCCTCGCCATCGGAATCATGTACAGTGTGATCGTGATGAAGCTGAACCTCACCACCGGCCTCGTCCCCACCCTCAACGTCTCCGCCGCCCTCCTCGCCTTCGTCATCCTCCGGTCCTGGACCAAGCTACTGCACAAGATTGGCATCCTGACCACTCCCTTCACGCGGCAGGAGAACACTGTGGTGCAGACCTGCGCCGTCGCCTGCTACAGCATCGCCGTCGGAG GTGGATTTGGATCCTATCTATTGGGTCTCAACAAGAAGACTTATGAGCAAGCAGGAGTAGATACAGAGGGCAACGTTCCAGGGAGCTACAAGGAACCTGGGATTGGCTGGATGACTGGATTTCTCTTCACTGTTAGTTTTGTTGGGCTCTTGGCCTTGGTTCCTCTCAGGAAG ATCATGATAATAGATTACAAGTTAACTTATCCGAGTGGCACTGCAACTGCTGTCCTCATCAATGGCTTCCATACTCCTCGTGGAGACAAGATGGCGAA GAAACAGGTCCATGGGTTCGCAAAATATTTCACAGTTAGCTTCCTGTGGAGCTTTTTCCAGTGGTTCTACTCAGGAGGAGATGGCTGTGGCTTCTCACAGTTCCCCACCTTTGGACTAAAAGCTTGGAAACAATC GTTTTTCTTCGATTTTAGCATGACATATGTTGGAGCAGGGATGATTTGCTCCCATATTGTgaatctctctctccttctcggTGCAGTGCTTTCATGGGGAATTATGTGGCCACTGATTAGTGATCTTAAAGAAGATTGGTTCTCTGGGAGCATACCAAAGAGTAGCATGAGAAGCCTGCAAGGGTACAAG GTCTTCATCTCCATTGCTCTTATTCTCGGCGATGGGCTCTACAATTTCCTCAAGATTTTGGCTTGTACTGCAAAAAGTATGCACACGAGAGCGACCAGCAAAAATATCAAAATAG TGGCGGATCAGGTTAATCCTGTCCTCGACGATCTCCAGcgtaatgaaatattcatgaaagaGAGCATACCGGTGTGGTTAGCCTACGCAGGATATGCACTCTTTGCTGTGGTTTCCATCATCGCCATCCCCATCATGTTTCCTGAGGTGAAGTGGTACTACGTGGTCATATCTTATATGCTTGCCCCTGCCCTTGGCTTCTGCAATGCTTATGGAGCTGGTCTAACGGACATGAATATGGCCTACAACTATGGTAAGGTTTCTCTCTTTATTCTAGCAGCCTTGGCTGGGAAACACTCTGGTGTTGTCGCTGGCCTTGTCGGTTGTGGGCTGATCAAATCGGTCGTCTCCATTTCTGCtgatctaatgcatgatttcaagacgGGTCATCTCACTATGACATCCCCGAGATCGATGCTTCTCAGCCAAGCCATCGGAACAGCCATAGGTTGTGTGGTTGCCCCTCTaaccttcttcctcttctacaAGGCCTTCGATATTGGGAATCCAGATGGAAATTGGAAGGCTCCTTATGCTTTGATATACAGAAACATGGCAATTCTTGGTGTTGAGGGCTTCTCAGCACTTCCTCACCATTGCTTGCAGCTCTGTTATGGCTTCTTCGGATTCGCAGTGGTTATGAACACGATGAGAGATATTTTGCCAGCTAAGTACAGTCATTGGGTTCCTCTGCCGATGGCAATGGCAGTGCCTTTCCTAGTCGGAGCCAGCTTCGCAATCGACATGTGTGTTGGG